One genomic region from candidate division WOR-3 bacterium encodes:
- the dnaG gene encoding DNA primase yields the protein MSKREIVEKILENCDIVELISSYLPLKKVGRYYRALCPFHNDTKPSFYINPSQQLFHCFGCKESGNVLHFVMKYEKIEFSEAVKFLAEKLGISIFEEEKKDTKQKEIYEILNLASNFYQEQLFTHSLALNYVIEQRKLSLETIKKFQLGYAPMGNLLIRVLQKKGYPEELLLESGIAYRKEGELREWLSNRIVFPIFNHQGRIVGFGGRALDEKTEPKYLNSPETLIFKKGENLYGLYQTKEFLTKNQPILVEGYFDLLSLFDKGIKNLVAPLGTGFTIDQARLLKKYNEEIIILFDGDNAGREATKRAIEISLKTGLNPLVAFIPEGYDPDKYINEKGLEEFEKIIKKPYDLIDFYLKILNPQTISEKRKVLKQLLEVINFTCDSMLKELYLNKISEIFNYKKVDLGIKEIKSTFLFKYEEISNLLRDLKNQIINVLINYPQYLWIVENEYAKEDFPEEVQEIIKIIKNFNNQEKMSIGLIFDEIKNPELKKRLTLISFLPPELIIGIKEKDFKDLVSKYLYHYYLEKCARGETDERILKKIYEIKKKLIKGEK from the coding sequence ATGTCCAAAAGAGAGATTGTTGAAAAAATTTTAGAAAATTGTGACATCGTTGAATTAATAAGCTCCTATCTTCCTTTAAAGAAAGTTGGGCGATATTATCGAGCATTATGTCCTTTCCATAATGATACTAAACCATCTTTTTATATAAATCCTTCCCAACAATTATTTCATTGTTTTGGTTGCAAGGAGAGCGGCAACGTTCTCCATTTTGTGATGAAATATGAAAAAATAGAATTTTCGGAAGCAGTAAAGTTTTTAGCTGAAAAATTAGGAATAAGTATCTTTGAAGAAGAAAAAAAAGATACGAAACAAAAAGAAATTTACGAAATTCTTAACTTAGCGAGTAATTTTTATCAAGAACAGCTTTTCACTCACTCTTTGGCTCTTAATTATGTTATAGAACAAAGAAAGTTATCTTTAGAAACCATCAAAAAATTTCAATTAGGTTATGCTCCTATGGGCAATCTATTGATTAGAGTGCTTCAAAAAAAAGGTTATCCAGAAGAATTATTACTCGAAAGTGGAATAGCCTACCGAAAAGAAGGCGAACTCCGCGAATGGTTGTCAAACCGTATCGTATTCCCTATTTTTAATCATCAAGGAAGGATTGTAGGTTTTGGGGGTCGGGCATTAGACGAGAAAACTGAACCAAAATACCTTAATTCGCCAGAAACGTTAATCTTTAAAAAGGGAGAAAATCTTTACGGCCTTTATCAAACTAAAGAATTTTTAACTAAGAATCAACCAATTTTAGTAGAAGGTTATTTTGATTTACTATCTCTTTTCGATAAAGGAATTAAAAATTTGGTAGCGCCTTTAGGTACTGGTTTTACAATTGATCAAGCGAGATTATTAAAAAAATATAATGAAGAAATAATTATTTTATTCGATGGTGATAATGCTGGTCGAGAAGCCACCAAGAGAGCAATTGAAATTTCTTTAAAAACCGGCCTCAATCCCTTGGTGGCTTTTATTCCCGAAGGTTATGATCCCGATAAGTACATTAATGAAAAAGGATTAGAAGAATTTGAAAAGATAATCAAAAAACCTTATGATTTGATCGATTTTTATCTGAAAATCTTAAACCCCCAAACAATTTCCGAAAAAAGAAAAGTTTTAAAACAACTTTTAGAAGTAATAAATTTTACTTGCGATTCGATGCTAAAAGAGCTATATTTAAATAAAATAAGTGAAATTTTTAATTACAAGAAAGTGGATTTAGGTATTAAAGAAATAAAGAGTACTTTTCTTTTTAAATATGAAGAGATTTCTAATCTTTTAAGAGATTTAAAAAATCAAATTATAAATGTGTTAATTAATTACCCTCAATATTTATGGATTGTGGAAAACGAATATGCCAAGGAAGATTTTCCTGAAGAAGTTCAAGAAATTATCAAGATAATTAAAAATTTTAATAACCAAGAAAAAATGTCTATTGGTTTAATCTTTGATGAAATTAAAAATCCAGAGCTTAAAAAAAGACTCACATTGATTTCCTTCTTACCTCCGGAATTAATCATCGGTATAAAAGAAAAAGATTTTAAAGATTTAGTAAGTAAGTATCTTTATCATTATTATTTAGAAAAATGTGCACGGGGAGAAACTGACGAAAGAATTTTGAAAAAAATTTATGAAATTAAAAAAAAATTAATCAAAGGAGAAAAATGA
- a CDS encoding sigma-70 family RNA polymerase sigma factor — protein sequence MNASKNKKALLEKFYNEILKYKNKKLTYDQLNMLLPEELNTAEEVEEILLNLNKMGIEIIEEETPEIALRKPKKVTIEPFESATKFYFRDLSKLPLLTKEEEIKYSKMMEEGYREITFYLFNSLPLVERLIELCELVEKGEKELEQIVRVEYEYLINRRAMSHKKQQFIRRIKTLKKLINVLRELYEKKPTPAVLKKIQEKKKSILRRIQNLSLQHSVINEFVEEFRLKMNEMETVMNQLKVTKDKNEIKNLKEKLKEYEDFFNQNYEKVVETWQNIEKCQNKILFARDKMINGNVRLVVSIAKKYANRGLEFSDLVEEGNVGLIKAVEKFNYKKGYKFSTYATWWIKQAITRALAEQSKTVRIPSHIQDAINKITHARQKFLQKFGREPTDSEIAQRLGISKEKIERYQKIVQHGVSLDKPIDDEESGFIGDFIADEKTTSPARKAGISLLNEKLEKILQTYLSKREEKILKLRFGIGDGIQKTLEEVGQIFNITRERVRQIEAKALKKLRHPAILKEFSFLKELLEK from the coding sequence ATGAACGCTAGCAAAAACAAAAAGGCTCTTTTAGAAAAATTTTACAATGAAATTTTAAAGTATAAAAATAAAAAATTAACGTACGACCAATTGAATATGCTACTTCCGGAAGAATTAAATACTGCCGAAGAAGTGGAGGAAATTTTATTAAACCTTAATAAAATGGGTATCGAAATTATCGAAGAGGAAACTCCGGAGATCGCGTTAAGAAAACCCAAAAAAGTAACTATTGAACCTTTCGAAAGCGCTACTAAATTTTATTTTCGTGATTTATCAAAATTACCTCTCCTAACTAAAGAAGAAGAAATTAAATATTCAAAAATGATGGAAGAAGGTTATCGGGAAATTACTTTCTATTTATTTAACAGTTTGCCTCTGGTGGAAAGATTAATAGAACTTTGTGAATTGGTAGAAAAGGGAGAAAAAGAATTGGAACAAATTGTGCGAGTAGAATATGAATATCTTATCAATCGCCGAGCAATGTCTCACAAAAAACAACAATTTATTCGTCGGATAAAAACTTTAAAAAAATTAATTAATGTTCTTAGAGAGCTTTATGAAAAAAAACCTACACCTGCGGTATTAAAGAAAATACAAGAGAAAAAGAAAAGCATCTTAAGAAGAATTCAAAATTTAAGTTTACAACATTCTGTCATCAATGAATTTGTTGAAGAGTTTCGTCTCAAGATGAATGAAATGGAAACTGTTATGAATCAATTGAAGGTTACCAAAGATAAAAATGAAATTAAAAATCTTAAAGAAAAGTTAAAAGAATACGAAGATTTTTTTAATCAAAATTATGAAAAGGTAGTCGAAACATGGCAAAATATTGAAAAGTGTCAAAATAAAATTCTTTTTGCTCGCGATAAAATGATAAATGGCAATGTTCGTTTAGTTGTTTCTATTGCTAAAAAATATGCTAATCGCGGTTTAGAATTTTCCGATTTAGTGGAAGAAGGAAATGTAGGTTTAATAAAGGCAGTTGAAAAATTTAATTATAAAAAGGGATATAAATTTTCTACCTATGCTACCTGGTGGATAAAACAAGCGATTACTCGAGCTTTGGCAGAACAATCTAAAACAGTTAGAATTCCATCTCATATTCAAGATGCGATTAACAAAATTACTCACGCTCGCCAAAAATTTTTACAAAAATTTGGCCGAGAACCCACGGATAGTGAAATCGCTCAACGATTAGGAATAAGCAAAGAAAAGATTGAACGATACCAAAAAATTGTTCAGCATGGCGTTTCTTTAGATAAACCAATAGATGACGAAGAATCTGGTTTCATCGGTGACTTTATAGCAGACGAAAAAACTACTTCTCCAGCAAGAAAAGCTGGTATTTCTCTGTTAAACGAAAAATTAGAAAAAATACTACAAACCTATTTATCAAAAAGAGAAGAAAAAATTTTAAAACTCCGCTTTGGCATTGGTGACGGTATTCAAAAAACTTTGGAAGAGGTTGGCCAAATCTTTAATATTACGCGTGAAAGAGTGAGACAGATTGAAGCTAAGGCCTTAAAAAAATTACGCCATCCAGCAATTTTAAAAGAATTTTCTTTTTTGAAAGAACTACTAGAAAAATAA
- a CDS encoding DUF721 domain-containing protein, which yields MKKTEKLTSLKEILPEVLRKLGLWEKLIEKEVVFKWKEIVGENFYPRIKPIDVKDNILYLQTPSAEWKTELNYLKEELINKINEKMGFKIIKDIKILIRHK from the coding sequence ATGAAAAAAACGGAAAAATTAACTTCCCTAAAGGAAATTTTACCCGAAGTTCTTAGAAAACTAGGACTGTGGGAAAAATTGATAGAAAAAGAAGTGGTATTTAAATGGAAAGAGATTGTTGGCGAAAATTTTTATCCTCGAATAAAACCTATTGATGTCAAAGATAATATCCTTTACCTCCAAACTCCTTCGGCTGAATGGAAAACAGAATTAAATTACCTTAAAGAAGAGTTAATTAATAAAATTAATGAAAAAATGGGGTTTAAAATAATAAAGGATATAAAAATTTTAATTCGTCATAAATAA